A portion of the Flavobacterium magnum genome contains these proteins:
- a CDS encoding PadR family transcriptional regulator — translation MKNSQLYKGSLTTIIMKLLQENGRMYGYEITQKVKAITEGDLNITEGALYPALHKLEADGLLEVEFEKVDNRQRKYYRLTSKGVTETKNLLSELEDFIRNMQTLVKPNLEF, via the coding sequence ATGAAAAACTCTCAATTATACAAAGGAAGCCTTACGACAATCATCATGAAATTGCTGCAGGAAAACGGCCGCATGTATGGTTATGAAATCACACAGAAAGTGAAAGCCATTACCGAAGGCGACCTGAACATTACAGAAGGGGCACTATATCCGGCGCTTCATAAGCTCGAAGCGGATGGATTGCTTGAGGTCGAGTTTGAGAAAGTAGACAACCGTCAGCGGAAATATTACCGGCTGACTTCAAAAGGCGTTACAGAAACAAAAAATCTCCTGTCGGAATTGGAGGATTTTATTAGGAATATGCAAACATTAGTAAAACCAAACCTTGAATTCTGA
- the upp gene encoding uracil phosphoribosyltransferase, translated as MQIHYLSEANSVLNHFLGQIRNIHVQKDSMRFRRNIERIGEIMAYELSKDLVYENVDITTPLGIKKTTAIANELVLCSILRAGLPLHLGFLNYFDNAENGFVSAYRHHHNNDDEFTIKVEYQAVPDIGDKTLLLIDPMLATGHSMVAVFNTLLEKGSPKEIHIAVVIAAPEGVAYLKNALPDNCHLWVATLDEKLNAKNYIVPGLGDAGDLAYGSKL; from the coding sequence ATGCAGATCCATTACCTCTCCGAAGCCAACAGTGTCCTGAACCATTTCCTTGGCCAGATCCGGAACATCCATGTCCAGAAAGACAGCATGCGTTTTCGCAGGAACATCGAGCGCATCGGCGAAATTATGGCTTATGAACTCAGCAAGGACCTGGTGTATGAAAATGTTGACATTACCACGCCGCTGGGCATCAAGAAGACGACAGCCATCGCTAACGAGCTGGTGCTGTGCTCAATACTACGCGCCGGTTTGCCATTGCACCTGGGTTTCCTGAATTATTTCGACAATGCCGAAAACGGATTTGTCTCAGCGTACCGCCACCACCACAACAACGATGACGAATTTACGATCAAGGTGGAATACCAGGCAGTACCCGATATTGGGGACAAGACGTTACTACTGATCGACCCGATGCTGGCCACGGGGCACTCGATGGTGGCCGTGTTCAATACGTTACTCGAGAAAGGAAGTCCGAAGGAAATCCACATCGCCGTAGTCATTGCCGCCCCGGAAGGCGTGGCCTACCTTAAAAACGCATTGCCCGACAATTGCCACCTGTGGGTAGCCACACTCGACGAAAAACTCAATGCGAAAAATTACATTGTGCCCGGCCTTGGGGATGCGGGTGACCTGGCTTACGGCAGCAAATTATAA
- a CDS encoding ferredoxin--NADP reductase translates to MSSFYKLQIKEVKRETENAVSVLFNVADELRPNYKFTAGQYINLKLTLDGNEIRRAYSLCSSPDSGELRIAVKSVKNGTFSPFANSTLKAGDILEVGTPEGKFTFEPQPGKQKNYAAFAAGSGITPVMSILKSVLMGEPESTFVLVYGNRTPAETIFHQELHDLQLQYVGRLMVHYVYSQSKIENELFGRIEKSTVNFILNNKYKNLTFDKFYLCGPEEMINLVSSVLKEHNVPEKDIKFELFSTGLTKDNINDPLEGHTKITVMVDDEETTFEMSKKQTLLDAALKQGLDAPYSCQGGICSSCLARITSGTAEMKKNAILTDSEIAEGLILTCQAHPTSAAIYVDYDDV, encoded by the coding sequence ATGTCCTCATTTTATAAATTACAGATTAAAGAAGTGAAACGGGAAACTGAAAATGCGGTTTCCGTACTTTTTAATGTTGCCGACGAACTCAGGCCAAACTACAAATTCACCGCAGGTCAATACATCAACCTGAAGCTGACGCTCGACGGAAATGAAATCCGCCGTGCCTATTCGCTTTGTTCGTCGCCTGATAGCGGAGAGCTCCGCATTGCGGTAAAATCTGTAAAAAATGGTACATTTTCCCCTTTTGCAAATTCCACTTTAAAAGCCGGAGACATACTGGAAGTCGGCACGCCTGAAGGAAAGTTCACCTTCGAACCGCAACCCGGCAAGCAAAAAAACTATGCAGCCTTTGCAGCCGGAAGCGGCATTACGCCCGTGATGAGTATCCTTAAATCGGTTTTGATGGGTGAACCCGAAAGCACTTTTGTGCTGGTTTACGGAAACCGCACGCCTGCCGAAACCATCTTCCACCAGGAACTGCACGACCTGCAATTGCAGTATGTGGGCCGCCTGATGGTACATTATGTGTACAGCCAATCTAAAATTGAAAACGAATTATTCGGGCGCATTGAGAAGTCTACCGTAAATTTCATCCTGAACAACAAATACAAAAACCTCACCTTTGATAAGTTTTACCTTTGCGGACCGGAAGAAATGATCAACCTGGTGTCAAGTGTGCTCAAGGAACACAATGTGCCGGAAAAAGACATTAAGTTCGAGCTGTTTTCAACCGGATTGACAAAAGACAACATCAATGACCCGCTCGAAGGACACACCAAAATCACCGTCATGGTGGATGATGAGGAAACCACTTTCGAGATGTCTAAAAAACAGACGCTGCTCGACGCGGCACTCAAGCAGGGACTTGATGCGCCTTACTCCTGCCAGGGCGGCATCTGCAGCAGCTGTCTGGCAAGAATCACTTCAGGTACCGCAGAAATGAAGAAAAACGCGATCCTGACCGACAGCGAAATTGCCGAAGGCCTGATACTGACCTGCCAGGCACATCCTACTTCTGCCGCGATTTACGTGGATTACGACGACGTGTAA
- a CDS encoding tetratricopeptide repeat protein, which yields MKNNHLRYIFSLFFLLLLFACSTKKDRWANRNWQALNTEYNVLYNGNIALDKGIEDVKLTYADNFWQILPVERMQVTTENILPGQNRNANFARAEEKATKAIQKRSMNIEGKEKNPQMDEAHLLLGKARYYDQRYVPALEAFNYILYKYPESDKIYEAKIWRERTNMRMDNDALAVKNLKKLLIDIKLKTKLKKQVYADVNATLAQAFLNLEERDSARARLKDARELTGSKEEKARYTFILGQLYDEAGEKDSAYAAFQTVIDMKRNSPRRYIIQAHARQAAQFDFSKGDTIAFLKKYKKLMDDRENRPFLDVLNHQMALFYDKKTNRKQAVAYYNKSLRTKSQDQYLMASNYRNLAKIYFDNAKYQQAGQYYDSTLTRLTPKTREYRYIKNKRENLADVIKYEGIAQHHDSILNVVSLSPADRKSFYEDYIVKLKKSDAEKAAAEKAAQEKAERLARNVNSDDDVIDPVTRKSPGMPTAPGAGMQGKTGADRLSDKAGSAKTGTDMAPKSGGAKNDAFYFYNPSTVAYGKLEFRKKWGNRGLKDNWRISSTKESDADKKSDSAASNDSLSGNSKKDKIDERYTADFYLKQLPDDKKLLDSLAKERNFAYYQLGIIYKEKFKEYQLAASKLEQLLLNKPEERLVLPSMYHLFKIYEIIDKPKAEAMKNKIISQYPESRYAQILKNGVTDPDSAALSPELAYKNIYRMYEDGQFIQTLDALDKATEQFTGEEIVPKMELLKAAVVGKLKGLGEYRKALNYVALNYPNVQEGKQAEEMIAKDIPALEQLQFDAAEPLSWKIIYKVSNVETPVTKAAEDKLRKFAAERTTEKLTLSQDVYTMTENFIVIHGIGSQQKATDIATILKDYKDYNIPLQAIVISNENYKIVQIKKNLEEYLKPGPRAQGPTPVTQDKAKPAEKSAQPAPNQPQPQKGLPPAPGSMPPSAADAKKNQQQIIEQQVREAEQRRRELDEKTRKSEPPQPVDSDDPEEVPSTPAQPVKGK from the coding sequence TTGAAGAATAACCACTTACGATATATATTTTCCCTGTTTTTTCTGCTGTTATTGTTTGCCTGTTCCACCAAAAAGGACCGATGGGCAAACCGGAACTGGCAGGCCCTGAACACCGAATACAACGTACTTTACAACGGAAATATCGCGCTCGATAAGGGGATTGAAGACGTAAAACTGACATATGCCGACAATTTCTGGCAAATCCTTCCCGTAGAGCGCATGCAGGTTACCACCGAGAATATCCTCCCGGGCCAAAACCGCAATGCCAATTTTGCACGCGCAGAAGAAAAGGCCACCAAAGCCATACAGAAGCGCTCGATGAATATCGAAGGAAAGGAAAAAAACCCACAGATGGACGAAGCGCACCTGCTGTTGGGGAAGGCCCGTTATTACGACCAGCGTTACGTGCCCGCGCTCGAGGCGTTTAATTACATCCTTTACAAATACCCGGAAAGCGATAAGATTTATGAGGCCAAAATCTGGCGGGAGCGCACCAATATGCGTATGGACAATGATGCGCTGGCCGTGAAAAACCTAAAGAAATTACTGATTGACATCAAGCTTAAAACCAAACTCAAGAAGCAGGTATATGCCGATGTCAATGCCACTCTGGCCCAGGCGTTCCTCAATCTGGAAGAACGTGACAGTGCCCGCGCGCGGCTTAAGGATGCGCGCGAACTGACCGGTTCAAAGGAAGAAAAGGCGCGATACACCTTCATCCTCGGTCAGCTGTATGATGAGGCAGGCGAAAAGGACAGCGCCTATGCCGCGTTCCAAACCGTGATCGATATGAAGCGCAATTCGCCGCGGCGTTACATCATCCAGGCCCATGCGAGACAGGCGGCGCAATTTGACTTTTCCAAAGGCGATACGATCGCGTTCCTTAAGAAGTACAAAAAGTTGATGGACGACCGCGAGAACAGGCCGTTCCTCGACGTATTAAACCACCAGATGGCCTTGTTTTATGATAAGAAAACGAACAGGAAACAAGCCGTTGCATACTACAACAAATCGCTGCGGACCAAGTCGCAGGACCAATACCTGATGGCTTCAAACTACAGGAATCTGGCCAAGATTTATTTTGACAACGCCAAATACCAGCAGGCGGGACAGTACTACGACAGTACGCTCACCCGGCTTACACCGAAAACCCGCGAATACCGATACATTAAGAACAAGCGTGAAAACCTTGCCGACGTGATCAAGTACGAAGGCATTGCGCAGCATCATGACAGCATCCTCAATGTAGTATCGTTATCTCCGGCCGACCGTAAAAGTTTTTATGAGGATTATATCGTCAAACTGAAAAAATCCGACGCTGAGAAGGCCGCCGCGGAGAAAGCCGCACAGGAAAAGGCGGAAAGACTGGCCCGTAACGTGAACAGCGACGACGACGTCATCGATCCGGTGACCCGCAAATCGCCTGGCATGCCGACGGCTCCCGGGGCAGGCATGCAGGGAAAAACAGGTGCCGACAGGCTATCTGACAAAGCCGGATCGGCAAAGACAGGCACTGACATGGCGCCCAAATCGGGGGGCGCGAAAAACGACGCATTTTATTTTTACAATCCGTCGACGGTAGCGTACGGAAAACTGGAGTTCAGGAAGAAATGGGGCAACCGCGGGTTGAAGGACAACTGGCGCATCTCATCGACAAAGGAATCCGACGCCGATAAGAAAAGTGACTCGGCAGCCAGCAATGACAGCCTTTCCGGCAATTCGAAAAAAGACAAGATTGACGAACGATACACCGCCGATTTTTACCTCAAACAGCTTCCAGACGACAAAAAATTGCTGGACAGCCTGGCAAAGGAACGCAATTTTGCGTACTACCAACTCGGCATCATTTACAAGGAAAAATTCAAGGAATACCAGTTGGCCGCTTCAAAACTCGAGCAGCTGTTGCTCAACAAACCCGAGGAAAGGCTCGTGTTGCCATCGATGTATCATTTATTTAAGATTTACGAGATTATCGACAAGCCAAAGGCAGAAGCGATGAAAAACAAGATCATCAGCCAGTATCCTGAATCGCGTTATGCGCAGATCCTCAAAAATGGCGTTACCGATCCGGACAGCGCCGCACTTTCGCCCGAGCTCGCCTATAAGAACATTTACAGGATGTACGAAGACGGCCAGTTTATACAAACACTCGATGCATTGGACAAAGCCACCGAACAATTTACCGGAGAGGAAATTGTACCTAAGATGGAATTGCTCAAGGCAGCAGTCGTCGGCAAACTCAAGGGTCTCGGAGAATACAGGAAAGCGCTGAATTATGTGGCGCTGAATTACCCGAATGTGCAGGAAGGCAAACAGGCTGAGGAAATGATTGCCAAAGATATTCCGGCTTTAGAGCAGCTGCAATTTGATGCTGCTGAGCCGCTGAGCTGGAAAATCATTTACAAGGTCAGTAACGTAGAAACACCCGTCACCAAAGCCGCTGAAGACAAACTCAGGAAATTTGCCGCGGAGCGCACGACCGAAAAACTGACTTTATCACAGGATGTGTATACGATGACCGAAAACTTTATCGTCATCCACGGTATCGGCAGCCAGCAAAAAGCCACTGATATTGCCACGATCCTCAAAGACTACAAGGACTACAATATCCCGTTGCAGGCTATTGTGATTTCAAACGAAAATTACAAAATCGTCCAGATCAAGAAGAACCTTGAAGAATACCTCAAGCCGGGCCCTAGGGCCCAGGGTCCGACACCGGTAACACAGGACAAAGCCAAGCCTGCCGAAAAATCCGCTCAACCCGCTCCAAATCAGCCGCAGCCTCAAAAAGGACTGCCGCCGGCACCGGGCAGCATGCCGCCATCGGCCGCGGACGCCAAAAAGAATCAGCAGCAGATTATCGAGCAGCAGGTCCGTGAAGCGGAGCAGAGGCGAAGGGAACTTGATGAGAAAACCAGGAAATCTGAGCCACCGCAGCCGGTAGATTCCGATGACCCGGAAGAAGTACCCAGCACACCGGCACAACCTGTGAAAGGAAAATAA
- a CDS encoding bactofilin family protein, which produces MFEKSPKSYTDLLGKTNRIVEGTTITGDIVSQADFRLDGELHGNFTSKGKIVIGPAGVVKGDIICKNADIEGVFDGRIQVTEILNVKSKASIHGEVVCGKLSVEPGADFSASCLMKPNSKNQPPNDARQYPEEKTQ; this is translated from the coding sequence ATGTTTGAGAAAAGTCCCAAATCGTACACCGATCTTTTAGGAAAGACCAACCGTATTGTGGAAGGAACGACAATTACCGGTGATATCGTATCGCAGGCTGACTTCAGGCTCGACGGCGAATTGCATGGAAATTTTACTTCCAAAGGAAAAATAGTGATCGGGCCGGCAGGTGTAGTTAAGGGCGACATCATTTGTAAGAATGCCGATATCGAAGGTGTTTTCGACGGCAGGATACAGGTGACGGAAATCCTCAACGTGAAGTCTAAAGCCAGTATCCATGGCGAAGTGGTCTGCGGAAAACTTTCGGTGGAGCCGGGAGCCGACTTCAGTGCGTCCTGCCTTATGAAACCCAATAGCAAAAACCAGCCGCCAAATGACGCCAGACAATACCCCGAAGAAAAAACCCAATAA
- a CDS encoding glycosyltransferase family 9 protein yields MRLSAMGDVAMTVPVLRAFSQQYPDIRITVISRPFFKPFFDGIPNLSFFAFDDKERHKGFFGLLRLFRDLRKRDIDAFADLHNVLRSVILRTLFAFDGKKTAFVDKARAAKKALVRPDDKIFKPLPTMFDRHAEVFRQLGFPLDLSQPQFPAKAILSQDLTAVTGEKTATWMGIAPYAQYESKVYPADLMQQVVDRLSEDKECRIFLFGGKNEVDSLAAFAKGKPNVIVVAGKINFAQELQLISNLDLMLSMDSGNAHIAAMLGVKVITLWGATHPYAGFLPFNQKMENALTADRSQFPKIPTSVYGNKKVPGYEKAMRTITPAAIADRVYSQLRSDPE; encoded by the coding sequence ATGAGGCTCTCCGCAATGGGAGACGTCGCGATGACGGTTCCTGTTTTGCGTGCGTTTTCACAGCAGTATCCGGACATCAGGATTACCGTCATTTCCAGGCCGTTTTTTAAGCCGTTTTTTGACGGCATCCCAAACCTTTCATTTTTCGCTTTCGATGATAAGGAAAGGCACAAAGGCTTTTTCGGCCTGCTGAGGTTGTTCCGGGATTTGAGAAAACGGGACATCGACGCTTTTGCCGATCTGCATAACGTATTGCGGTCCGTCATCTTACGCACGCTTTTCGCATTCGATGGTAAGAAAACCGCGTTTGTAGACAAAGCCCGCGCAGCCAAAAAAGCACTCGTGCGGCCCGACGACAAGATCTTCAAACCACTCCCGACAATGTTCGACCGTCATGCTGAGGTGTTCCGTCAGCTGGGATTTCCGCTGGATTTGTCACAGCCGCAGTTTCCGGCCAAGGCCATATTATCGCAGGATCTCACCGCAGTGACCGGCGAAAAGACGGCAACCTGGATGGGGATCGCGCCGTATGCACAATACGAATCCAAAGTCTATCCAGCCGATTTGATGCAACAGGTTGTTGACCGCCTCTCGGAAGATAAAGAATGCCGGATTTTTCTTTTTGGCGGAAAAAACGAAGTGGACTCCCTGGCTGCGTTCGCCAAAGGAAAACCCAACGTGATCGTCGTTGCCGGAAAAATAAACTTTGCACAGGAACTGCAACTCATCAGTAACCTCGACCTGATGCTGTCAATGGATTCGGGCAATGCGCACATCGCAGCGATGCTGGGCGTGAAAGTCATCACGCTTTGGGGTGCCACCCATCCTTATGCAGGATTTCTGCCCTTCAACCAAAAAATGGAAAATGCACTGACCGCTGACCGCAGCCAATTCCCGAAAATCCCCACATCGGTATATGGAAATAAGAAGGTTCCGGGATATGAGAAGGCGATGCGCACGATCACGCCGGCAGCCATTGCGGACCGGGTGTATTCCCAATTGCGGTCGGATCCGGAATAG
- a CDS encoding DUF6341 family protein gives MFKAFFEAIQFLFVDILFKPLDLLRHLELKSWYGWWISNGISWILMGICAYYTVYWIKQLQLHKDNNEENQDTTAHSFLK, from the coding sequence ATGTTTAAAGCATTTTTTGAAGCCATCCAGTTCCTTTTTGTGGACATCCTATTCAAGCCACTTGACCTTTTGAGGCACCTGGAACTGAAAAGCTGGTATGGCTGGTGGATTTCGAACGGCATCAGCTGGATCCTGATGGGCATTTGTGCTTATTATACCGTGTACTGGATCAAGCAGTTGCAGCTACACAAGGACAACAATGAAGAAAACCAGGATACGACGGCGCATTCGTTCTTAAAATAA
- a CDS encoding AtpZ/AtpI family protein translates to MTPDNTPKKKPNKWLALINIPIQMGIIVFAFAWGGKWLDEKYHNENGLWVKILTIAGVGIAFYNIARQLKEINKMDNES, encoded by the coding sequence ATGACGCCAGACAATACCCCGAAGAAAAAACCCAATAAATGGCTGGCACTGATCAATATTCCGATACAGATGGGAATCATTGTTTTCGCATTTGCGTGGGGCGGGAAATGGCTCGATGAAAAATACCACAATGAGAACGGGCTCTGGGTCAAGATACTTACTATTGCAGGTGTTGGAATTGCTTTTTATAACATCGCCAGGCAATTGAAGGAAATCAATAAGATGGACAATGAATCCTAG
- a CDS encoding DUF5687 family protein, whose amino-acid sequence MIGKFLYLEWKSFTRSASFATNLALKIFMGFMALYMITVFLLAGIAGFYVVREELGLDPLKFLNKMIIYYFIIDLIIRLLLQKIPVMNIRPMLVLPIKRPVIVNFALGKTMLSFFNLIHAFLFVPFTVVLLREGYDVSGVLLWHLSVICLFYCNNFLNILLNNKDNLFVIFLTVVAALGASQYYGLFDVTAYTSVFFSGLYTTVWMFVIPLAAAVGLYIVTHKYLLRNLYLDAGLAAKHAVAKTEQFDWLNQFGTIGTFLKNDIRMIKRNKRSKTTVVMSVVFLFYGLLFFSGGIEAYDNPAMHMFAGIFVTGGFLFTFGQFVPSWDSACYPLMMTQNIPYKGYLSAKWWLIVIATAISTILASFYVYFGWHVYQMIVVGAIYNIGFNSHLVLLGGAYTKTPVDLTSSRGAFGDKKAFNVKTMLISLPKLLLPMLLYVIGTKIYNPNLGLLLVAAVGMLGFAFRNKVFTLIEKIYKAEKYATLDAYKQKN is encoded by the coding sequence ATGATTGGAAAATTCCTGTATCTTGAATGGAAGTCGTTTACCCGTTCGGCCTCCTTTGCGACAAACCTCGCCCTGAAAATTTTCATGGGATTCATGGCACTGTATATGATCACCGTATTCCTGCTGGCCGGGATAGCCGGATTTTATGTAGTGCGCGAGGAATTAGGGCTTGACCCTTTAAAATTCCTCAATAAAATGATTATTTATTATTTTATTATCGACCTGATCATCCGGCTGCTGCTGCAGAAAATCCCGGTAATGAACATCCGCCCGATGCTGGTGCTGCCGATCAAAAGGCCGGTAATCGTCAATTTTGCGTTAGGGAAGACGATGCTGTCATTCTTCAACCTGATCCATGCATTCCTGTTCGTACCGTTTACGGTCGTGCTGCTGCGCGAGGGCTACGATGTGAGCGGGGTATTGCTGTGGCACTTATCGGTTATCTGCCTTTTTTACTGCAACAACTTCCTGAACATCCTGTTGAATAACAAAGACAATCTTTTCGTTATTTTTCTCACGGTGGTAGCCGCACTCGGTGCGTCACAATACTACGGGCTTTTCGATGTAACAGCATACACCTCCGTTTTCTTCAGCGGGTTGTACACCACTGTCTGGATGTTTGTAATCCCGCTGGCCGCAGCGGTAGGACTGTATATCGTCACCCATAAATACCTGCTCAGGAACCTCTACCTCGATGCCGGACTTGCCGCAAAGCACGCCGTGGCAAAGACCGAACAGTTCGACTGGCTCAATCAGTTCGGCACCATCGGGACTTTCCTCAAGAACGACATCCGGATGATCAAGCGCAACAAGCGTTCGAAAACCACCGTTGTGATGAGTGTGGTGTTCCTTTTTTATGGGCTGCTGTTTTTCTCCGGCGGCATCGAAGCCTACGACAATCCGGCGATGCATATGTTTGCCGGTATTTTCGTAACGGGCGGGTTCCTGTTCACTTTCGGGCAGTTCGTGCCAAGTTGGGACAGTGCCTGCTACCCGCTGATGATGACACAGAATATTCCGTATAAAGGGTATCTGAGTGCCAAATGGTGGCTCATTGTGATTGCTACGGCGATATCGACGATCCTCGCATCCTTTTATGTGTACTTCGGATGGCATGTATACCAGATGATTGTCGTGGGCGCAATCTACAACATCGGATTTAATTCACACCTGGTGCTGCTTGGCGGCGCTTATACTAAAACACCGGTAGACCTGACTTCGAGCCGTGGCGCCTTTGGCGATAAGAAAGCTTTTAATGTTAAAACGATGCTCATATCGCTGCCCAAACTGCTTTTACCGATGCTGCTGTACGTCATCGGGACGAAAATCTACAACCCGAATCTGGGGCTTCTGCTCGTTGCCGCTGTCGGGATGCTTGGATTCGCATTCAGGAACAAGGTCTTTACCCTGATCGAAAAAATTTACAAAGCTGAAAAATATGCGACGCTCGACGCTTACAAACAAAAAAACTAA
- a CDS encoding DUF6427 family protein, with product MITTIFSKSRPFNYVLVTVLLMICFVVIQSAHLTSIGFGLVLAKKAAFLAILISSLFITNFVTKRNGLSKDSTYPFLFFFLFLILFPSVLLDSKIVVSNFFLLLAMRRLVSLQSLITPKEKIFDASLWIFVAALFHFWAILFILLVFISVFFHVSRDYRNWILPYIAFFGVGVTYLMVAVIFNKGLIDDIISQSQIDLTFDYFTNKAQNIAFSVFAAIAFLFFAAQLLSLPSKPLILHASYKKVLFCFVIAVVVFVISPGKDNSLLVYTFMPLSIMATSYIENLKIMTVREVAMLILAATSLFSFFAQL from the coding sequence ATGATAACAACTATTTTTAGCAAATCAAGGCCATTTAATTATGTTTTGGTCACGGTGCTGCTGATGATATGCTTCGTGGTGATTCAATCGGCCCACCTGACCTCGATTGGTTTCGGTTTGGTGCTGGCCAAAAAAGCGGCTTTCCTCGCGATACTGATCAGCTCGCTTTTCATTACGAATTTTGTTACCAAACGCAACGGACTCAGCAAAGACAGCACCTACCCGTTCCTTTTCTTCTTCCTTTTCCTGATACTGTTCCCATCGGTTCTGTTGGATTCGAAAATCGTAGTGTCAAACTTCTTCCTGCTTTTAGCGATGCGCAGGCTGGTGTCACTGCAGTCGCTGATCACGCCGAAGGAAAAGATATTCGACGCCTCATTGTGGATTTTCGTCGCGGCGCTGTTCCACTTCTGGGCGATCCTATTCATTCTTTTGGTGTTTATCTCCGTGTTTTTTCATGTGTCACGCGATTACAGGAACTGGATCCTGCCGTACATCGCATTTTTCGGAGTGGGCGTCACGTACCTGATGGTGGCGGTAATATTCAACAAAGGCCTTATCGACGATATCATCAGCCAATCACAGATTGACCTGACCTTCGATTATTTTACCAACAAGGCGCAAAATATTGCGTTCTCTGTTTTCGCCGCCATCGCGTTCCTGTTTTTTGCAGCCCAGCTGTTGTCACTGCCGTCAAAACCCCTCATTTTACATGCGTCTTACAAAAAAGTGCTCTTCTGTTTTGTCATTGCGGTGGTGGTGTTCGTAATCTCGCCGGGCAAGGACAACAGTCTGCTGGTGTATACCTTCATGCCGTTGTCTATCATGGCAACCAGTTATATCGAAAACCTTAAAATCATGACCGTAAGGGAAGTGGCCATGCTGATTCTTGCGGCGACGAGCCTGTTTTCGTTTTTTGCACAATTATAA
- a CDS encoding DUF4254 domain-containing protein: MFSKLAYSVFEQSIKDYHQFDNVDQPVSNPYPKDKFEHLLYLKNWIDTVQWHFEDIIRDPQIDPVAALTLKRRIDASNQERTDMVEYIDSYFLQKYSGVKVKETAKINSESPAWAFDRLSILALKIYHMQEEANRAEASQEHRDKCQEKLNILLEQRTDLSTAIDDLLKDIENGDKFMKVYKQMKMYNDDDLNPVLYQNKK; this comes from the coding sequence ATGTTTTCAAAACTAGCCTATTCCGTTTTTGAACAGAGTATTAAGGATTACCACCAGTTTGACAACGTGGACCAGCCGGTAAGCAATCCGTATCCTAAGGATAAATTCGAACATTTACTATATCTCAAAAACTGGATCGATACCGTGCAATGGCATTTTGAAGACATCATCCGCGACCCGCAGATCGACCCCGTAGCGGCGCTAACCCTGAAGCGACGCATTGACGCCTCAAACCAGGAACGCACGGATATGGTGGAATACATCGACAGTTATTTCCTGCAGAAGTACAGCGGCGTGAAGGTGAAGGAAACCGCAAAAATCAATTCAGAAAGTCCGGCCTGGGCGTTTGACAGGCTCTCCATCCTCGCACTGAAGATTTACCACATGCAGGAAGAGGCCAATCGTGCCGAAGCCTCGCAGGAACACCGTGACAAATGCCAGGAAAAACTCAACATCCTGCTCGAACAGCGCACGGATTTGTCTACGGCAATCGACGATCTGCTTAAGGATATTGAAAACGGCGACAAGTTCATGAAAGTGTACAAACAGATGAAGATGTACAATGACGACGACCTGAACCCGGTGCTGTATCAGAATAAGAAGTAA
- a CDS encoding ABC transporter ATP-binding protein, producing MIQVTNLSKSYNGQRVLTIENLKIKPGESFGLVGNNGAGKTTFFSLLLDLIEPSTGQITSNGVQINASETWKTFTASFLDESFLIGYLTPEEYFYFIGELRGQNKADVDALLAKHEEFFNGEILKSKKYIRDFSKGNQKKVGIIATLIGNPEIIVLDEPFANLDPTTQFRLKKIIKELADDPRVTILVSSHDLMHTVEVSDRIVVLNKGEVVKDIVTSAETLKELEAFFAI from the coding sequence ATGATACAAGTTACCAACCTTTCGAAATCATACAACGGCCAGCGTGTCCTGACCATAGAAAATCTTAAGATCAAACCGGGCGAGAGCTTCGGGCTGGTCGGCAACAACGGTGCCGGAAAAACCACCTTTTTCAGTTTGTTGCTTGACCTGATCGAGCCTTCCACAGGGCAAATTACCAGCAATGGTGTACAAATCAATGCGAGCGAGACGTGGAAGACATTCACGGCCTCTTTCCTCGATGAAAGTTTCCTGATCGGCTACCTGACGCCGGAGGAGTATTTTTATTTCATCGGGGAATTGCGCGGGCAGAACAAAGCCGATGTAGATGCGCTGCTTGCAAAACACGAGGAATTCTTCAACGGGGAAATCCTGAAAAGCAAGAAATACATCCGGGATTTCTCAAAAGGGAACCAGAAGAAAGTCGGGATTATCGCTACACTGATTGGAAATCCGGAAATCATCGTGCTTGATGAGCCGTTTGCCAACCTGGATCCCACGACGCAATTCCGGCTCAAGAAAATCATCAAGGAACTGGCAGACGACCCCAGGGTCACCATCCTGGTGTCGAGCCATGACCTGATGCATACCGTTGAGGTTTCGGACCGGATTGTGGTTCTCAATAAAGGCGAAGTAGTTAAAGACATTGTCACGTCAGCGGAAACGTTGAAGGAACTCGAAGCGTTTTTCGCGATATAA